The nucleotide sequence TTCAGTTTCACCCCGAAGTGACCCATACTACCGAAGGAAAGCAACTTCTCCACAACTTTGTGGTGGGCATTTGCGGTTGCCACCAGGATTGGACCGCCGAATCGTTCGTTGAATCGACCATTCATAGCCTGCGGATGAAAATTGGGAATGATAAAGTGGTCATGGCCCTGTCGGGTGGGGTCGACTCTACGGTTGCCGCCACGCTCGTGCACCGCGCCATCGGCGACAATCTGTATTGTATTTTTGTCGATAATGGCCTGCTGCGCAAAAACGAATTTGAAGAAGTACTCCACTCCTACCTGGATATGGGCCTCAATATCAAGGGTGTGGATGCTGTACAACAATTTTACAAATCGCTGAAAGGACTCGAAGATCCTGAAGATAAGCGTAAAGCCATTGGCCGCACCTTCATTGAGGTATTTGACCAGGAGGCGCATCTTATCCAGGATGTGAAATGGCTGGGGCAGGGTACCATCTACCCCGACGTCATTGAGTCGGTTTCGGTGAAAGGACCTTCCGCCACCATCAAATCGCACCATAACGTAGGCGGCCTGCCTGATCTGATGAACCTGAAAGTGGTGGAACCACTGAATACGCTGTTCAAAGACGAAGTACGGGCCGTGGGACGGACCCTTGGAATTTCTGACAAGATTCTCAGCCGTCACCCCTTCCCAGGCCCTGGGCTGGCTATCCGGATTCTGGGTGAAATTACGCCGGAGCGCGTGGCTATTTTACAGGAGGTCGATGCCATTTTCATCAATGGCCTTAAAAAGCACAACTTATACCACGATGTGTGGCAGGCAGGTACCATGCTCCTACCCATTCAGAGCGTGGGGGTGATGGGCGACGAGCGTACCTATGAACGCGTGGTGGCGCTGCGGGCCGTTACCTCCGTCGACGGCATGACCGCCGACTGGGCCCACCTACCCTATGAGTTTCTGGCCGAGGTTTCCAACGATATCATCAATCGGGTTAAAGGCGTCAACCGCGTCGTATACGATATATCCTCCAAGCCGCCCGCCACCATTGAGTGGGAATAGGAAAGGCACATAAAAAGGGAAGGGGCGACCAAATGGTCGCCCCTTCCCTTTTTATGTGCTCTGCTTTACTTCGTTAAAGTCGGGATCTGCCGAAGATGAGGCTGATCACAAAAAGAACGATAAATACAAAAAACAGAATCTTAGCGATTCCGGCTGCTCCGGCTGCAATGCCTCCGAAGCCAAGGACACCGGCAATGATTGCCACAACGAGGAATATGATGGTCCATTTAAGCATGATTGAAAAGGGGTCTAGTGAAAAATGTTTGTTGATCTAGCTAAATAAAAAGCCTGTACCAGATAGCGAATTCAAGGCTTATGTTTCCTTCATAACCCGTTTTAGGCCTTCTGACGATAAGGAGGCCTAAAATATGGGGTACTTTATACCCATATTTCTATTCACTGAACGACCACATACCATTATTCCCCTCCTTGGACGTTACTGTAATACCCTCCACGCTTTAATTCCTGTCTTTATGCGCGTATTCCTACTGCTCTTTGTCCTGCAGGGTTTACTCCTACAATCCGTATCCGCTCAGGTGGTTGCGGCCCAGCGCCCTGTAACGCTTTTTACGGTGAGAGCTGTGGATCAACAGACTACGAAGGAGATTGCAGCTTCATTCAAGATTTTTCTCCATGCGGCTAATAAAAGGTTTGAAGGAGCCAATGGCCCCGAGAAAGTAGCCAACTTTAGTGTAAAAATGTTTAGCTCCGACACTGTGACCATTGAAACAGAGGCCGAGGGGTACTTTCCTATTGAGGAGATTCTGCTGGTGTCTTGCGATACCTGCGGATTTTACCAGTATACTGCGCTGATGGAAAAACAGGTCGATTCGGTCTTTACTAACCTTAAAGTCAACGATGTCATCAAGTTGGACAAAATTTACTTTGATCAGAGCAAATACGACCTCCGGCCCGAATCCCGCGATCAGTTGGAAAAACTTTACCGTACCTTACGAAACAACCCGAAGCTGAAAATAGAAATCGCCGGACATACCGACAACGTAGGCGATGCCCGGCTGAATCAGTACCTGTCCGAAAACCGGGCAAGAGTTATTTACTCCTATCTGCTTCGGAAAGACATTGCGTCTAACCGCCTGCGTCACCAGGGCTATGGCTCCTCGAAACCGGTGGCTCCCAACGACACCGAGGAAAACAAATCGTTAAACCGTCGGGTCGAATTTGTGGTTTTGGACAATTGACACTCTCCCCAGCTGTTCCGCCTGGTTGAAATAGTTTTCAGAAAGGGGCGTTTAGCCAATAGGCATACTTTTAGTGCTTCGCCGTGCAACGCAAATCCATAAAGCCATGAACCGATTTCCCGCTTTCATTTGTACAGGCCTAGTATGCCTGTTTTTCTCCATTGCGGCCAATGCTCAACGTTTTCTGGGTATCGCCTCTCAGGCCAACGGGGGCTTCTATTCGGCGTACCAGAATCCGGCTTTCCTGGCCGACAATCGGTACCCTATTAGGTTGCACCTGCTCACGGGGGGCTGCACCTTGACAACAACTACGTGCGTTACGCCGCGCCTTTTTCCATGCTCGATTTATTACGGCAGAAAAATAGCCGCCCGCTCGATCCTTATGATCTGGAAGAAATCCGCAACGGAAAACCCAAAAATGGTACCTTGTCCGGAGAACTACGGGGCCCGGCTGTTTCGTTTCGCCTGGGCAACCGCACCAACCTGGGCATCATGACCCGGGTTCGCAGTGGGTTCCAGGTGACCGATGCTTCCGAACGGCTCATGGCCATTACGCGGCTGGGTTTGGCCAATCAAAGCAATCTACAGGATCTGGGGTACCTGGCTTTATTTGCCTCGCAATCTGAAAATCGCTTCAACCTGACCAGTCAGGCTTATTCGGAATGGGCCTTTTCGCTGGGTCAGGTACTGATCGAGACGGATGCTTTTCGTGTTAAGGGAGGCTTTACCCTAAAAAGGTACTTTGGCTACGCCGGGGGCTATGTCCAAAACCGGAGCCTCAACTACCGACTCCTGCCCGACTCTACTACCACCAATGCCGCCTATATGCAGATCGATCGTTTCGACGCTACTATGGGCTACACCGATGCTGACCGTGCTTCTTTCTTGTCGCCGGGCTGGTTGTTCGGACGTAACGCCAGTGGGCGGGGCTGGGGCTGGGACGTTGGTTTGGCGTACGAAACCCTGGCCGAAGAGGGTACCCTACCTACCTTGCGCCTGAGCGCTTCGTTAACTGACGCGGGACAAATTCACTACGCGGGACAAGGTGTCAAGAACTACCACATTCAGGCCGATGACCGCCAGATCACCGAAGAAGAATGGCGGGGATACAGCTCACCCCAGGAAGGCGAAAACCAACTCAACGCATTCGGCCGCCTTTTTGAAGAAGAATTTGGCCTCAAGGATGACGACAACACCGGCGAATTCACACTAGCTACCCCTACGGCCCTCAACCTCAGCGCCGATGTGCAGGTGGTCAATCACTTTTACATCAACGCCACGGTCATCCAGAGCATTAAGCGCACAAGCGTCCCGCAGCTTCGCCAGACCAGCCTTTGGGCCGTAGTTCCCCGCTACGAGTCCGAGAAGGTCGGACTTTCCTTTCCGATCATCCGGCAAAACGGCGGATGGGCGGTGGGTACCGGCTTGCGGGTGGGAGGACTGGTTGTTGGGTCGGACAATCTGCTGGGGCTCTTCTCCCGCAACGGCCGCTTCAAAGCCCAGGGTGTCGATATCTACGGAGGAGTAAGTTTCGGACTTAATCCCAGAAAAAACTAACGGCTGTTTCAGCCGAAGCGTTTCCTGGGATTAAACCTAACTTTTCTCACTTAAAAGTATAGAGGCTAACGTTTTCGCAAATGTTTCAGAAAAAAAGATCCGCTGTCCGATTCACTTGCATCGCCTGCGGCTACCCGCAGGGCCGAAATTTTATTGGAAAAGCCATCATTGTCCTTGGAAACCCGGATAGAACCCACATCGACCAATAGGTCATCGGGGTCATTCTTTTCCAGTACATAAAAAGCATGTTGGGTGTTCTTGATCCCATCACTACTCCATTCTCCCGAGAATATCTCCAAAGATTTGGTGGTGGCGGTCTCATACTGCGAGTTCGTTACAAGGTAGGCCGTAAACTTATTACCCGCACCCGCTACAAAACCTTCGGTGCTGCTCCCGGTTTGGGTACCGATCTTGTAATTCATTTTAATGGTCTGATCGCTTTCATTCTGATTGGTGAGTTGAAAGCGGTCCGAATCATCGAAAACGTGCCCCACATCCCAGTCATTGGGTATATTGGTCGCAGTCAGTTCCACGGGCTTCATTTCATAGATGCCCGCAATTTGCACGGGCTTGCCCGTCTCAATCAGAGTCATACCCAACGCTTTAAGTTCGGCAATTACGCTACTGGATGCCAACTGCTGCGTAAGCTGGGGATCTGGCTCAGTCTCATCTTTCTTGCAGCTACTCATGCCTACGAGGCATATTACCAGGAAAAAAATCGGGGTACCTTTCGCAAATGATTTCATGTTGAGTTGGTTTGATGGTAAGATAATTCAGAGCAATAACCTCATATTCAAGGGGGCAATCAAGCTTTCGACCGGGTAGTTAGTAAACGGTAGCCCCCGTAAGGCGTTACAAAATAGTGTCGGCATACTTTTTTCATACACTGTTGGTGAACCATTTCCCCACAGATGAAACAAAATATCGCTACTTTCTCAAACTGGATTATAGTATTAGTAGGTATCCCGGCGCTCATGTATTTGGGCCGCCCCTTCCTTGTTACTTTTTTCATCGCCATTATTCTCGCCATGGTATTGAGTCCGGTCATGGACTGGCTCATTAAAAAAGGCCTTGGTCGAGGGTGGGCGGTATTGGTTTGTACACTCATTGTGGTACTTTTCTTCGCGATTCTGGCGGGATTGTTGACCTACCAGATCAGCCTGGTAGCCAAAGACCTGCCCCGCATGGAACAGAAAGCCAACGACCTGTTGAATCAAGCCCAGAGTTTCATTCAGGACAAAACCGGCATGGCTCCTGAAAAGCAGATGGATGAGGTCAAGCAACAGGTCGCCAAATTAGGATCTTTGGGTATGTCGTTCTTTGGTTCGTTTACCAACACGGTTACCAATTTCTTTCTGATGTTCGTGTATTTGGTTCTGTTGCTTTCACATCGCCATAAGATTCAGAAGTTTCTCATCAGTTGTGTGGAGCCGAGCGATAAACAACAGGCCTATAAGCTCATCTTCAAGGCACGTGATACCGCCAGTATGTACATCTGGGGCATGCTCAAGGACGTAACTGCGATGGCTATCGTATATGCGATCGGTTTCATGATCGGAGGTATCAAACACGGTATTTTTCTAGCGATCATCGCGGCTGTTTTTTCTTTCCTGCCCTACATCGGCAATATCATCGGAGGCGGGACGGCCGCCGTACTCGCCATGATTTCGGGCGAGCCCTCGGCGTTTCTGATCGTGGTGGGCGTGATGACGGTCGCTCAA is from Salmonirosea aquatica and encodes:
- a CDS encoding AI-2E family transporter encodes the protein MKQNIATFSNWIIVLVGIPALMYLGRPFLVTFFIAIILAMVLSPVMDWLIKKGLGRGWAVLVCTLIVVLFFAILAGLLTYQISLVAKDLPRMEQKANDLLNQAQSFIQDKTGMAPEKQMDEVKQQVAKLGSLGMSFFGSFTNTVTNFFLMFVYLVLLLSHRHKIQKFLISCVEPSDKQQAYKLIFKARDTASMYIWGMLKDVTAMAIVYAIGFMIGGIKHGIFLAIIAAVFSFLPYIGNIIGGGTAAVLAMISGEPSAFLIVVGVMTVAQIIENYTLSPFLVGNAVGLNPFFSIVSIIVISMIWGIGGAIIALPLTGVIRVALLFSPHTKPMAEFMGDDDAS
- a CDS encoding DUF5723 family protein, which encodes MHLDNNYVRYAAPFSMLDLLRQKNSRPLDPYDLEEIRNGKPKNGTLSGELRGPAVSFRLGNRTNLGIMTRVRSGFQVTDASERLMAITRLGLANQSNLQDLGYLALFASQSENRFNLTSQAYSEWAFSLGQVLIETDAFRVKGGFTLKRYFGYAGGYVQNRSLNYRLLPDSTTTNAAYMQIDRFDATMGYTDADRASFLSPGWLFGRNASGRGWGWDVGLAYETLAEEGTLPTLRLSASLTDAGQIHYAGQGVKNYHIQADDRQITEEEWRGYSSPQEGENQLNAFGRLFEEEFGLKDDDNTGEFTLATPTALNLSADVQVVNHFYINATVIQSIKRTSVPQLRQTSLWAVVPRYESEKVGLSFPIIRQNGGWAVGTGLRVGGLVVGSDNLLGLFSRNGRFKAQGVDIYGGVSFGLNPRKN
- a CDS encoding DUF1328 domain-containing protein, with the translated sequence MLKWTIIFLVVAIIAGVLGFGGIAAGAAGIAKILFFVFIVLFVISLIFGRSRL
- the guaA gene encoding glutamine-hydrolyzing GMP synthase; amino-acid sequence: MTEQILILDFGSQYTQLIARRVRELDVYCEIHPFNHIPAFTPNIKGVILSGSPCSVRDSDSPRVDLSQFRGKVPVLGVCYGAQLMAQMLGGDVLPSQHREYGRAKLEIIDDDSSLLAGLSETSQVWMSHADTIVRIPDNFRIIASTDSVEVAAFKIENELSYGIQFHPEVTHTTEGKQLLHNFVVGICGCHQDWTAESFVESTIHSLRMKIGNDKVVMALSGGVDSTVAATLVHRAIGDNLYCIFVDNGLLRKNEFEEVLHSYLDMGLNIKGVDAVQQFYKSLKGLEDPEDKRKAIGRTFIEVFDQEAHLIQDVKWLGQGTIYPDVIESVSVKGPSATIKSHHNVGGLPDLMNLKVVEPLNTLFKDEVRAVGRTLGISDKILSRHPFPGPGLAIRILGEITPERVAILQEVDAIFINGLKKHNLYHDVWQAGTMLLPIQSVGVMGDERTYERVVALRAVTSVDGMTADWAHLPYEFLAEVSNDIINRVKGVNRVVYDISSKPPATIEWE
- a CDS encoding OmpA family protein produces the protein MRVFLLLFVLQGLLLQSVSAQVVAAQRPVTLFTVRAVDQQTTKEIAASFKIFLHAANKRFEGANGPEKVANFSVKMFSSDTVTIETEAEGYFPIEEILLVSCDTCGFYQYTALMEKQVDSVFTNLKVNDVIKLDKIYFDQSKYDLRPESRDQLEKLYRTLRNNPKLKIEIAGHTDNVGDARLNQYLSENRARVIYSYLLRKDIASNRLRHQGYGSSKPVAPNDTEENKSLNRRVEFVVLDN